A genomic window from Onychostoma macrolepis isolate SWU-2019 chromosome 22, ASM1243209v1, whole genome shotgun sequence includes:
- the LOC131530909 gene encoding gastrula zinc finger protein XlCGF26.1-like, with protein MTDPEPCSIKQEDTEEKIDLIEENKEIEELTEVEEKHHVKSEERPYVCNLCGKSFSQMNAFKMHQIRHSSVKDHACSECGKTFFADGALKVHLIVHTTETPYKCSHCDKRFKRSIYMKRHERIHTGEKPYTCDQCGKSFRLKGILNDHMKIHTGEKSHTCDQCGKSFAQKGNLKEHMKIHTGLKPHTCDQCGKSFRLKGLLNDHMNIHTGEKPHTCDHCGKTFTQKANISKHMKVHTGEKLHTCDQCGKSFSQKGNLKEHIKIHTGEKMHICDQCGKSFRHKGNLKKHIESHIGEKPHTCDQCGKSYTRKKALNDHMKIHTGEKPHTYDQCGKSLTCKINLCTHSRARRYNSDQCSTKRKVRADFRKNHLKVHSKEKIHEKIHTGEKPYTCDQCGKSFRIKGNLNKHMKIHTGEKPHTCDRCGKSFARKGNLNKHMKIHTGEKPHTCDQCGKSFTQKAILNDHMTIHTGEKPHTCDQCGKSFRISSVFKMHLHTHSSERQYNCDQCGKHFFRTSALKRHLKVHTREKPHVCSLCGKSFSERDALKIHQKRHSGVKNHICPECGKPFFTDAEVKMHQRIHTTETPYKCPHCDKRFKRLVYLKVHERIHTGEKPYHCHSCGKSFTQLSSLICHKKRMHI; from the exons ATGACtgatccagaaccctgcagtATAAAACAGGAAGATACTGAAGAAAAAATAG accTGATAGAAGAGAACAAGGAGATTGAAGAACTGACTGAAGTGGAAGAGAAACATCATGTAAAATCTGAAGAAAGGCCTTACGTATGTAAtttatgtggaaagagttttagtcagatgaatgcatttaaaatgcacCAGATTAGACACAGCAGTGTGAAGGATCATGCTTGCTCTGAGTGTGGGAAGACTTTTTTTGCAGATGGTGCACTGAAAGTGCATCTGATAGTTCACACTACAGAAacaccttacaagtgttcacactgtgacaagagattcaaacGGTCAATATATATGAAAagacatgagaggatccacactggagagaagccgtatacatgtgatcagtgtgggaagagcttCAGACTAAAAGGAATCCTTAATGATCACATGAAaatccacaccggagagaagtcgcacacatgtgatcaatgtggaaaaagttttgCACAAAAAGGAAATCTTAAAGAACATATGAAAATCCACACAGGACTGAAGccacacacatgtgatcagtgtgggaagagtttcagacTAAAAGGACTTCTTAATGATCACATGAatatccacactggagagaagccacaTACTTGTGATCACTGTGGGAAGACTTTCACACAAAAAGCAAACATTAGCAAACACATGAAagtccacactggagagaagctgcacacatgtgatcagtgtggaaagagtttttcacaaaAAGGAAACCTTAAAGAGCACATtaaaatccacactggagagaagatGCAcatatgtgatcagtgtgggaagagtttcagacATAAAGGAAACCTTAAAAAACACATTGAAAGCCATATTGGGGAGAAGCCGCACAcctgtgatcagtgtgggaagagttaTACACGAAAAAAAGCCCTTAATGATCACATgaaaatccacactggagagaagccgcaCACAtatgatcagtgcgggaagagtttaaCTTGTAAAATAAATCTGTGTACTCATTCTAGAGCAAGACGATATAACTCTGACCAGTGCAGTACAAAAAGAAAAGTCAGGGCAGATTTCCGGAAGAACCACCTGAAAGTTCATTCAAAAGAGAAAATACATGAGaagatccacactggagagaagccgtatacatgtgatcaatgtgggaaGAGCTTCAGAATAAAAGGAAATCTTAACAAACACATGAAAATCCATACCGGAGAGAAGCCACACACATGTGATCGTTGTGGGAAGAGTTTTGCACGAAAAGGAAATCTTAACAAACACATGAAAATCCATACCGGAGAGAAGccacacacatgtgatcagtgtgggaagagttttacACAAAAAGCAATCCTTAATGATCACATGACAATCCACACTGGTGAAAAGccacacacatgtgatcagtgtgggaagagtttcagaatatcaagtgtttttaaaatgcatctgCATACTCATTCTAGTGAAAGACAATATAACTGCGACCAGTGtggtaaacatttttttagGACAAGTGCCCTAAAGAGGCATCTGAAAGTTCATACAAGGGAGAAGCCTCATGTGTGttctttgtgtggaaagagttttagtGAGCGGGATGCTTTAAAAATACACCAGAAAAGACACAGCGGTGTGAAGAATCATATTTGCCCTGAGTGTGGGAAGCCTTTTTTTACAGATGCTGAAGTGAAAATGCACCAGAGAATTCACACTACAGAAACACCTTACAAGTGtccacactgtgacaagagattcaaacGGTTAGTATATCTTAAAgtacatgagaggatccacactggagagaagccataTCACTGCCATTCATGTGGCAAGAGTTTCACTCAATTATCTTCTCTAATCTGTCATAAAAAAAGGATGCACATCTGA